GCCTTTGCCGCGCCCACAGCGCAAGATCTGCCCGGCGTACCCTTGAAATCAATCATCGATACGTCTGGCCAGAACCAGAAAAGCCCCTCGATGACTCCGGATTTTTCCTCTTCCACGCCACGGGTCACAGAAATCAGGCCCTCCGCGGACGGACAAGAGGAGTCCATCCCTCTCTCACTTCCTGGGGTCTTAAAGGAAACGGTGGCCGAAGCAAAAGAAACGGCAGATCGTCAATCGACGCCCGCGCCTTCTGTGTCAAAGAAAACAAAAGCTGTCATCCCGCCGGGACAGGAATCGAACAAGTCAGAGCAGGAGCCGGAAAGCACCCGGGTCGCAATCGAGGTTTACCCCGGCGAGAACATGATCTTGCCTGTGGCAAACAACCATACCAACCGACTGATCACCCCCTTTGGTACGGCTAAGGTTCACACCGCTTCCAGTGCTGCGATCGAAGTGGATGCTGACGATGAGTCCATCGTCTATGTCACCCCCGACAGCAAGGACCTGATCACTATGTTCGTAACGGAGAAAGAGGGTGATCAGACCAAGGCGTTGTCGCTAACGCTTGTGCCTCGCGCCATTCCTCCCCGTGAAGTCAGAGTCCTTGTCGCAGGCGAAGAAGGCCAAACCATAGGCTTCTCACAAGCTGCCGCCCAGCAGTGGGAGGTCCAGGACGAATACACCCGTATGCTCGAGAAGCTGATGGTTGAGATCGCAAAGCAAAACACGCCCCAGGGCTACGGGCTAAGGCTTCCTTCGGCGAAAGATCCGGTTATTACCTGCGATATCCCGGGGGTAACGGTCGAGACAGGACAGATTCTTGACGGACACAACATGTTTGTCGTGGTCAGCAAGATTTCCAATATCTCCGACCAGACCATCGAGATCAACGAGCGGGCCTGCTATCAGCGCGGGATGCTTGCAGCGGCTCCCTGGCCTTATGTATGGCTCGAACCGGGTCAGGCGACAGAACTCTACACGATCTTCCGTCGCCCCTCGCCGGAGGAACAAAAGCCCCATCGGCCATCTTTGATTTCTCAGTCGGGAGGTGCTCGGTAATGAGTTCGAATAAAAGAAGCGCATTTAGCTCGTTGATGGAAAAAATCCCGGCCAAGCAAAGGCGCTGGCTTTCAATCGGGCTTATCGCCACAGCGTTTATCGGCATTTTGTGGATTTTTGTCTCTGGCGATACCGATACGCGCAGAGAGCGCGTTTCGCGTGATGACGTCGTAAAGGAGATCTTTACCGGCGCAAACGTCAGAGAGCAGGGCCTGCAAGGGCTAACCAGCGAAGTCAGTCGCCTGAGAAAAGAAATCGCCAAAATGCAGCAGCAAAACGAAAACCTCAATAAACGCATCGAAAAACAGCAGGAAGACCGCAAGAAAATTGTGGAGTTCGATGAAGAGCGTGTCAGCCGGGCTGCTGCCTCAGAAGCGGTGAAAAGGGTTGAAGAGATCTACAACAAAAAACTTAAGAACATGCAAAACCTCCTTGAAGTTCAACAGGGCAAGCAAGGTGATGTGTCAAGCCCTCGAAGCGCTTCATCGCAAGGACAGCAACCTCTGGGATCGACACAAGATCCTTCGCAGCTCTACGATGTGGATTGGGAAAATCAATCGGCTGCCCCCGCTCAAGGTACAGCTGGACAGGAGCAGCAGACATCCAAAAAGAAAAAGACTCAGTTTCGCGTTATCACCGCTCAGGAAGATCCAAAGCAAAAAAAAGAAAAGGAAGAAGAGCCGCAGGAATTTTTTATCCCTGCCGGTTCAATTCTTAGCGGAACGCTTCTGACCGGCCTTGACGCGCCTACCGCCCAGGTCGCTCGCAGCAATCCTTATCCGGTTGTGCTTCGCCTTAAAAAGGAGGCCATCTTGCCCAACCGCCATCGTGCCGATGTGCGCGAGTGCTTTCTGGTGGCCTCTGGTTACGGGGACTTGAGTTCGGAGCGTGCCTACCTTCGTTCGGAGCTGATCTCCTGTGTGCGCGAAGATGGCGGCGTGATCGAGGCACCCATCGATATGTTCGCCTCCGGCGAAGACGGAAAGGCCGGTGTGCGAGGGCGCCTGGTCAGCAAGCAGGGACAGTTCCTGGCGCGTGCGCTTATGGCTGGGTTTATGGATGGGTTCAGCGACGTGTTCTCGTCAACGCCTGTTCCCACGCTGGTCACCAATTCCGATTCAGATTCAAAAGTTTTCCAGCAGAACTTCTCACAACAGGCCCTGGAAAGTGCCGGGATCCGGGGCGTGGGTGACGCATTAGAGAAGCTGGCTGACTTCTATATGGACATGGCCGCAAACATCTTTCCCATCATTGAAATTGATGCCGGTCGCGAAATCGATTTCCTGATGACGCGCGGCACCAAGCTCAAGATGGTTTCCGGAGGCTGAAAAAGAGTCGAAAAAGTGTCAAAAAAGGACTTTATTCAACAGGTGGTCGACAAAAAACACGCATAGAATGCAAATCAAAAAGGAGAAGGTATGACAACAACGTATTTCCGTAAAAACTTTATCGCAGCAGCAATTCTGGCCTTTGCGGCCATCTCCGCGCCCGTTATGGCGGCAGAGCAGCTTCCCACCGCCATGAAGAACCTCCCGCCGGGGATGGTCGACCCGAACAAGGAGGCGGTTGATGCCATGCAGATGATTCCCTCGGAAGGGTTTCAGATGGTTGAGGCCAACGGCAAGACTTTTCTTCTCTCAATCGATGGCCGCTACATGGTGCGTGGCGAGCTTCACGATTTGTGGAGCGGGCAGACCATCTCTTCGGTCAAGCAGCTCACCGACACCATGGATCGGCTCGATTTCGAAAAAGTCGGACTCGATGTGCAGGAACTCTTCGGCCTTGACTACGGCTCGGGAGATAAGCAGGTCGTGGTTTTTGTCGCCCCTGGCTGCCCCCACTGCCACACCTTGATGCAAAAGATGCCGGAGCTTGCCTCCGAATACACCTTTCGCCTGATCCCACTGCCGTTTATGGGCCCGGAGTCGGTCAAGCACACAAAACAGGTGGCGTGTGCGGCAGATCGGTATCCCGAAGAGGCCACACAGGCCCTTATGAGTGAGAACTACGACCTTCTCCCTGTCAAAGAAGAGATGTGTGACCTCGATGGGGTCCGCAAAAGCCTGATCAGCTCAAAAATTCTTGGCATCAAAGGTGTGCCCTATGTGGTCTCGCACGACAAACGTGTAAGCCGGGGAGCACCCCGAGATCTTAAAGCTTTTTTGGAAGGAGGTGAATAAATGAGGCGGGGCCTCAAATTCGCAGCACTGGTCTTGTTGAGCCTGTTGGCCAGTGGCTGCTCGATGGGTCTGGGAAACGGCAACTACGGGTGCGAAGGCTTCCCCGAAGGCGTCAATTGCATGTCTGCCCGTGACGTTTACAACCTCACAGACTTCGATGGAGAGATTCAGGCACAGCTGCAGGCGCAGGAAAATAAAAAAAGCGACCAACAATCACAGATGCCAGTTCCTGCTCAAACTCTGCATCGTGACGAAATCGCCCAACGCATGCTTGATACGAACGGCTCTATCCCGATCAGGACTCCGGCCCAGGTCATCAGGATCACAGTCTTTTCCTGGGAGGATAAGTACGGGGCTCTGCATTCCGGAGACACGATTTATTCGGAAGTTGAACAAAGGCGCTGGATGGTGGGGGAGAAGGCTCCAAAAAGGGCTGCATCTCTTAAACCTCTTGACGTCCGGTCAAGACAACCTGAAGGCAAAAACAACAAACCGGCCGATTTTTCCCAATATCAGTCAATCGTGCCGCAAACCCAAAACAAAGGAGAAGAAAGACAGTGAACATGGAAGACAAAAAACGCAACTGGGCAAAACCCTTTGCCCTCTGCCTGATGCTACTGGCTGCGATTTCAGTGGTCCCTGATATCGCGATGGCCGGCGGCGTAGGCGGTCCTCTTGATGACGTTTACACCGAGCTGACCACCTGGACCCAAGGTTCGGTCGGCAAGCTGATTACCCTGGCATTTATAATCGTCGGGGTTGTCGCGGGGATTGTGCGCCAGTCGCTGATGGCTTTTGCGGTTGGTATCGGCGCAGGCCTTGGGGTCTACAATGCCGAAGGCATCGTGGAGACCATCTTTAGCGCAACCATTTAACCCCTCTTTGTATCGGCGCATCCTGCTGCCGGCCAACGCTTGTGCAAGCAGGGTGCGCCTTCTTTGAATTGTAGAATGAAAAGGGCTTTTTTATGAAAAGCTATAAACGAGACGTCGCCGCAGAACTTCTCCCTGCGCTTGCTTTCTCCGAAGAAGACAGGCTGTTTCTTCTCGAAAAAGACACCATAGGCTTTGGTTTTTTGTGCCAACCCATGTATGGGGCAGACGAAAAGGCCGGAGACCGTCTCAATGTTTTACTCAACCAGGACTGGCCAACAAACACGATTGTTCAGTTCAGCCTTTGGACCTCTCCCGACATCGAAGATACTCTGTATGCCTACACTACCATGGGCATTGCCGAAAAAGGCCTGTTGGGGCAGGTCCGTCCCGAGCGAGCGATATTTCTGCGCGAAAAAACTGAGGAGCCTTTCGCAGGAGCCGGAAATCTGCGTCTGCGCAACATCCAGCTTATTGTGACCGTGAAGGTTCCGACAAAAAGTCACATCCCGACTGACAAGGAACTTGAAAACGCGGCGATCTTGCGGCGCACCACCCGCCAGTCTCTGGAAACATCAGGCATCAGGGATATTGAGGAATTGGATCCGGGTAAATATATCCGGTTGATGTCCTCTATTCTTAATCAAAGCCCCAAAGCGTCCTGGCGCGGCAATGTTGACAGCGGATGGGACAAAAACACCCTGATCCGCGATCAGATCTTCGATTTCAATACCGAGGTCAAGGTAGACCGCAAGGGGGTGTTTTTCGGAGATACGCGGGTCAAGACGCTCTCTATTAAAAAATTTCCTGAATACTCGATTCTCGGAATGGCTCGTCGCTTTCTGACCGAACCCATGACCGGCTCTCGCGGGATTCGCGAAAGGGTCCTTCTGACAGCTTCACTGGTGTTCCCCGATTCAGAAGGAGTTCGGGGCCGGATGGAGAAAGAAAGACAGTGGGTGACCAATCAGGCCTATGGGCCGCTTCTGAAGTGGTCCCCACGCCTGGCGGACAAAAAATACTCCTTCGACGCTCTTTTCGATGCCCTTGATGACGGTGATCGCGTGGTCAAGCTCTACCTTGGGATGACTCTTTTTACCGACAAGGACAATGAGGATGCAGCTGTTTCCAACGCCAGAACTTACTGGCGTGAAAGCGGCTATCAACTCATGGAGGATAAATATCTCTGCCTGCCCCTGGCGCTAAACAATATGCCCTTTGGCGCAGAAAGAGATGTGATCAACGAGCTTTTTCGCTATCGCACCATGGCCACACGGCACGTTATCACCCAGCTTCCGATCTTTGCCGGCTGGAAAGGGACAGGATCTCAGGTCCTTAACTTTGTTGGTCGTGACGGGCAGTTGATGAATCTGTGTCTGTTTGACAGCTCCACCAATTACAACTGCGTCATTGCCGCCCGAAGCGGGTCGGGAAAATCCTTCCTGACCAACGAAATAATTCTGTCCTATCTCTCCATCGGTGGCCGCTCCTGGATTATCGATGTGGGACGAAGCTACCAAAAGCTCTGCACTCATCTCGATGGGCAGTTTATGGAATTCGGTGAAGACTCCCCCGTATGTCTCAACCCATTCGATGTGGTCCAAAACTATGAGGAAGAAGCTGACATGCTCGTGGGTATTCTCGCCTCGATGGCTGCGCCTACCGAGCAGTTGAGCGACTTTCAGTCTTCGGGACTAAGGCGCGTTCTCGGCGAGTGCTGGGCCAAAAAGGGCTCAAACCTAAACATCGACTTTTTAGCCGAAGAACTCAAAAAAGACAACGATCCCAGAGGTCGCATTCGTGACATCGGACACCAGCTTTTCCCCTTTACCTCCAAGGGAGAATACGGGCATTTCTTCAACGGCAAAAACAACGTCAAATTCAGCGACCGGCTGGCCGTTATCGAACTCGAAGAACTCAAAGGCAAAAAGCATCTGCAGCAGGTCGTTTTGCTGCAGACCATCTATCAGATTTCCAACGATGTTTTCTTAGGAGACCGTGACCGGCGCAAGGTGCTGGTCATCGATGAGGCCTGGGATCTTCTCAAGCGCGGCGATATCGCCGACTTTATCGAGGCCGCGGTGCGCCGCTTCAGAAAATACGGAGCCTCGTTGATTATCTGCACACAGTCCATGAACGACCTCTATAACAACCCCAACGGGGTTGCCATTGCGGAAAACAGCTCCTTTAAGTTCCTGCTCGGGCAGAACAAGGAGACGGTTGCCCAACTCAAAGAACAAAAGCGCATCGATGTGGGGGACTATGGCTTCGAACTGCTGCGCACTGTTCACACCCTTGCGGGACAGTATTCGGAGATTTTTCTGATTGCCGATCAATCCGTCGCTGTCGGCAGACTCTATGTCGAACCGTTCAAGCAGCTTCTTTATTCAACCGCCCCCCAGGATGTCCATGAGATCGAAACGCTGCTCAAACAGGGGTATCCGCTGGATGAGGCGATCAACGAGATTTTGCGCCGCAGAAATCGGCAGCAGGATGGATCCAGCGACAAGACCAAGGGGCCCTATACCAGCCTGCCAGTCGACTCTCTGGTTGATGATGACGATGATGAAAACGCCGCTTAAAAGGGAGGTGTAGGTTTTGTCAGGGTTTTTCGAAAAGATGGTTCTTGTTGTCCTCGCCGCCCTGATTGGGGCCGGCGCAGGCTGGTATCTCAACGAAAACAACAGCGCAAAAGCTGAAATGCCGATCGCGATAGTGGATAAGTACAAGATTATGGACATGACTCTTGAGCAGGTCAAAGGCACGGACAAAGAGCAGGAGTT
The genomic region above belongs to Geoalkalibacter subterraneus and contains:
- a CDS encoding TraV family lipoprotein — protein: MGLGNGNYGCEGFPEGVNCMSARDVYNLTDFDGEIQAQLQAQENKKSDQQSQMPVPAQTLHRDEIAQRMLDTNGSIPIRTPAQVIRITVFSWEDKYGALHSGDTIYSEVEQRRWMVGEKAPKRAASLKPLDVRSRQPEGKNNKPADFSQYQSIVPQTQNKGEERQ
- a CDS encoding TraK domain-containing protein, translating into MQLKTTFTFLTALYLLSLSCAAFAAPTAQDLPGVPLKSIIDTSGQNQKSPSMTPDFSSSTPRVTEIRPSADGQEESIPLSLPGVLKETVAEAKETADRQSTPAPSVSKKTKAVIPPGQESNKSEQEPESTRVAIEVYPGENMILPVANNHTNRLITPFGTAKVHTASSAAIEVDADDESIVYVTPDSKDLITMFVTEKEGDQTKALSLTLVPRAIPPREVRVLVAGEEGQTIGFSQAAAQQWEVQDEYTRMLEKLMVEIAKQNTPQGYGLRLPSAKDPVITCDIPGVTVETGQILDGHNMFVVVSKISNISDQTIEINERACYQRGMLAAAPWPYVWLEPGQATELYTIFRRPSPEEQKPHRPSLISQSGGAR
- a CDS encoding DsbC family protein; amino-acid sequence: MTTTYFRKNFIAAAILAFAAISAPVMAAEQLPTAMKNLPPGMVDPNKEAVDAMQMIPSEGFQMVEANGKTFLLSIDGRYMVRGELHDLWSGQTISSVKQLTDTMDRLDFEKVGLDVQELFGLDYGSGDKQVVVFVAPGCPHCHTLMQKMPELASEYTFRLIPLPFMGPESVKHTKQVACAADRYPEEATQALMSENYDLLPVKEEMCDLDGVRKSLISSKILGIKGVPYVVSHDKRVSRGAPRDLKAFLEGGE
- a CDS encoding TrbI/VirB10 family protein; protein product: MARTGSGDRTLHDLPSPLAGGTKAPSAIFDFSVGRCSVMSSNKRSAFSSLMEKIPAKQRRWLSIGLIATAFIGILWIFVSGDTDTRRERVSRDDVVKEIFTGANVREQGLQGLTSEVSRLRKEIAKMQQQNENLNKRIEKQQEDRKKIVEFDEERVSRAAASEAVKRVEEIYNKKLKNMQNLLEVQQGKQGDVSSPRSASSQGQQPLGSTQDPSQLYDVDWENQSAAPAQGTAGQEQQTSKKKKTQFRVITAQEDPKQKKEKEEEPQEFFIPAGSILSGTLLTGLDAPTAQVARSNPYPVVLRLKKEAILPNRHRADVRECFLVASGYGDLSSERAYLRSELISCVREDGGVIEAPIDMFASGEDGKAGVRGRLVSKQGQFLARALMAGFMDGFSDVFSSTPVPTLVTNSDSDSKVFQQNFSQQALESAGIRGVGDALEKLADFYMDMAANIFPIIEIDAGREIDFLMTRGTKLKMVSGG
- the traA gene encoding TraA family conjugative transfer protein — its product is MEDKKRNWAKPFALCLMLLAAISVVPDIAMAGGVGGPLDDVYTELTTWTQGSVGKLITLAFIIVGVVAGIVRQSLMAFAVGIGAGLGVYNAEGIVETIFSATI